The sequence AAAAAAAACGGTAGGGTTGCCCAAACGATGGTAATAGTATTCATGATGGGGTATTGTTTTTCTCGATTTCATTACTTTCCAAAGTCGGATTATCCTTAGCCAACTTCATTACACCTACTAACATCAGCGCTTGAATGGAAAAACCAATGACAATTGCTGTTAAAATCACCGCTTGGGGAACTGGATCTGCATAAGTACGATTTGCCACACCTGAAAAAATCGGCGTAAATAAACCATTCCGAGAAGCGATCGCCACATAATAAGCAATTACTCCCGTACTCATGACATCCATAGCCACGATTTTCATCACCAGGTTTTTTTTAAAGATAATTCCGAAAAATCCGCATAATACCGTTGCAAGGATACAGGCTTCTAACACAATATTTGCTTTTTAGGTAAAGTTTAGTTATATTTATTTTCTAGGTAATGTATTATCTTTTCTCTATAGAGTTCCGGTATATCCTGGGTAATAGATATACGAAAAACCTTCAATTAAAATAACTTTTAATCGAGTTCTAATAATACAAATGCTTTGCTAAGAGCAGGCTCTGGTTTGAGATAGAGCGTGTTTAAAGAATTTTACATCTCTCTATAGATATAATTTTTGAGTAAAACACCGCTAATAAAAGCATACTTGTATTCGCAGGAAGTTATTGTTCTACGCATTGATTTTTATACTTCACCTTTTTCTTAAGAATTGATTAATGACTTATATATAGAATAAATGGTAAGAGGCGTTCAAGGCAAGGAATTGGTTTTGCAAGGGAATTGGGCATTGGGCATTGGGCATAGGAAATTGAAAATTAATAATAAGATATCTTAGGGTGCGTGACGCTTCGATACATGTAGTTCGGGATTAGAATCGTTATATTGTGTCATGCAGTAACCGTAAATAAAGGTGAAATCGGAACTTATAGGAATTAGGGATTGTAATCAAATTTGCTGGTTAGTCTCAAACCAACTCGGTCGTTTTCTGTGGATTCACCGACTATGAATAGTTGTGTATAATCCCAAAAACGGAATGCATATAGTATTAATTCTGGAAATTTAGCTTTGAGAAAATAATTTAAATGCTGGTATTTTTGATATATTTCTTCTCCTTCTTCTTCAGAACCGAAGCTTTGAAAAAGATATTCTCGTTCGTCCGGGTAAAAGCTTTTAAATTCAGTAATTTGGAGAAATTCGGATTTAATTAAAGCATTTTGAAGTGCTGTTTGTTTGGTAGAAGCGGTTTGATAAAGAATTTGATGGTGATAAGTTTGTTCGTAACCACCGTCATAATGTCCGTAAGTCAAAACGGGTGTTAAGGATTCGAGAATTTTATCAATTTTAGACTCTAAATCGGTTTTTGGTTGAGCTACAAATGCTTCTATATTATTTTCGGTAATTATAATATCGTTAAATTCAGGAGTTTCTTGAGGAACGGTAGAAGTAACGCAAATCCAGTTTTCATTATCAAGTAGTTGTCCGACTATGGCAAAACAAGAATATTCAGCCGAACAGCTAAATTCATAAACTTCTAAATCGTATAAATTTGATTTTAATAATTTTGATAGCTGCTTGTAATAATTTTTGCGTTGTTGAAATTGTGGGGATTTTCTATCTACTTCATCTTCTTCATCTTCAAAAACACATTCAGCATAAGAACAATATTCATCCAGTGTGGGGACACCGATTTCTTCTATTTCCCACCAATTATTAATAGCAATTTCAATGTCGGTATTTTTCATCCAACCTTGGGAATAAAGTAGAGATATGAAATGAAAGTTTCCTTTGACGGAAGATTCCCAATAGAAAGGTTGCCATTCTGATGTGTGGTTAGAAGGAAGACGACAGATTATTTCTTCTTGTAGTAAAACTTCGAGAGTTGCGAGGATTTGGGTTGTTGAGGGGTTCATGTGAATATTGAAATTATATTTTAAACGCAGAGGGACACAAAGGTAAACGCGGAGGAGCGCAGAGTTTTTTATAAATTATGATTTGCTGCTGCTCTAACAATTCGATTGCCATCACGAGCAAGAATCGAACGAGTTTCTAAAGGTGTTGATTCGTTTTGGGCAACAGCATATCTTTCTAACCAAGAAGCGGAATTTGCAGCTTGAGTTAATGTTTGTTGTGGTGTGAGGGGATGAAGTAGAGTTACGAATCGGACGAAAGGGTTATTTGATTGAGCGTATTCTGCGAGTAGAGTCGGTAAGTCGTCGGTGTCGGGGTTGTAAATTCGGGGGAGACTTTGAAGGGTTGGGGATTGTTGAATATTAAGTTGTGAAAAAGCCGATTGTAATGAAGCATTATGATTATTAGTTCGCTTATAGATTAATATTTCTGCTTCTTGGGTTTCCCATCTGCTTTCTAGTTCTAATTTAATTTTATAGATATCAAGGGGAGTAAGATTCGGATTTTGTAGTACAATTGCAGTCGAAGAAAGCTCTTGAAGTAAATCTTTTGGGGTATTTGGATGTTCTGCAACCAATCCCTGGGTAGTAGAATTATCTTCTTGAGCAGCTTGTCTAAGAATACTTACAGGAGCATTCGGATTTTTGATAACGTCTTGAATTGAGCCTTTACGATATTGAAGAATGAATTTTAATATAGATAATGGTGTTAGAGGATTTTTCGCAATTCTTCGGTGAATATATTCACTCATATAACATCCAATGTGAGATAGTTCGTAAGCAAGCAGTTGTTGTAAATATTCGATACGCTGTGCTTCTGAAGTTTGAGGATTGAACGCTACAGCCATTCGCATATCCCAATCTTCTAAATATTCGCTTTCATCATCGGGAGTTTTCTTATGTTGTTCCCATAATCTTTCTCTCAACAAAGCTGGTACTGATGAGTTTCCCAATAATGCAGCTACTACTTCTTGATTAATGCGATCGCGATTGTATTGGGTATTCAATAAACACATCAAACCATCCAGAATATTGTAGTTTTTTGTTAATTGTTTATTTTTAGACCAAGGTTTGCGTCTTCCTTCAGAACGTTTTCCAACTGTATATCTCCCTTCCCACTCTAGAGGAGATTCTTGTTTAGATAAGTATTCAAGAGTTTTTCTTTCCAATTCATCAAGAGAATTTACTAAAGCAATCCATTCTTCAAAAAATATTGATTTGTCAAGCTCCTGTATTTGCTGAAGCGTAAATAAAATCATCTCAGGTGACTGACCTTTATAAATAAACGTTTTAATCTGCTTTAATAAATTTGGTGTGATATCCGGAGCTAATTCACGCAACAATTCTTCTGTCCCATTTAATTTATAGGATTTATTTGCTAATTCTTCTAAAACCTTTCCAACAACTGCAACCGATACCGCAACGGCATATATTCATTCTGCAATCCTTGAATTAACCTTCTCTGGGGAACCCATTCACTCAAAAAACAAGGAGCTACGGGAGCAAATCGCATCAACTCCACCGCTAACCTGTCATTTTGTCCCAAATCCAGATTCCGCAACACTTCCGCAATAGTTTCTTGATAATCTTCTAAGGTACCCGCAAAATTAACGTGCAATCTTGCAGCTTCCACAACTGCGGAATAATCGCTGTTGAGTAGAATTTCTAAAAGACTTCGGGGAGTATCGGCAAAAGATGCAACAGCAATCTGCATTTCCTCCGATTCCGTCAGTAATTCTTCGGGTGTTTCTAAAAATATTTGTAAATCCGATGCACTAATCTGAAGTAACTGCATAACTTTAAATTTATTATCTTATGGTACTAATATACTGTTTTCCCCTTAATTGTCAAAAGATTGATTATTTCACATCTTCATTATTCTCGTGAAGCCTGCGCCTTGTAAGCCGGAGGCTTTCTCGCAGAGAAATCAATTTCAAGGCTAATATACGAAGTACGTTGAAACGCACTAAAAGCTTTGCTCAGTCTGATTTATCAGACTTTGTATGTCAGCCTGGGAATTTATTCCAAGGCGGTTGTTGAGTCCAAAAAACAATAAAGACGGAGCACATCATGCCCCGTCTCTA comes from Rivularia sp. PCC 7116 and encodes:
- a CDS encoding cation:proton antiporter subunit C — translated: MLEACILATVLCGFFGIIFKKNLVMKIVAMDVMSTGVIAYYVAIASRNGLFTPIFSGVANRTYADPVPQAVILTAIVIGFSIQALMLVGVMKLAKDNPTLESNEIEKNNTPS